In one Candidatus Aminicenantes bacterium genomic region, the following are encoded:
- a CDS encoding killer suppression protein HigA translates to MKRKYGDKMAGKLKQRLMELQAADCLAIMSHLPPARCHELTGNYKWHFSVDLEQPMRLIFRPVNKPLPVTADRSIDKGLVTEIEVVSIEDTH, encoded by the coding sequence GGGACAAGATGGCTGGCAAGCTAAAGCAGAGGTTGATGGAATTGCAAGCTGCAGATTGTCTCGCCATTATGTCGCATTTGCCTCCGGCTCGTTGCCACGAATTGACGGGCAATTACAAGTGGCATTTTTCTGTCGATCTCGAGCAACCCATGCGCTTGATTTTTAGACCTGTCAACAAGCCTCTTCCGGTAACAGCGGATAGGAGTATTGATAAGGGATTGGTCACAGAAATTGAGGTTGTCTCTATTGAGGATACACATTAA